In Setaria viridis chromosome 5, Setaria_viridis_v4.0, whole genome shotgun sequence, the genomic stretch GGTGTTGGTTCGTTTCAGTTTAACTGACGAGACTAAAATCCGTATGCGCATCATCATCGTACTGGTCTAAAGCACTCCAAAACTTTATGCAGATTACACTGTCATGTATCTAAGATACCACCTACGTTTTACTGGCTCGATTTTTTCAAAGTTTGCCTCAACGTGGTAAGACATTTGATGGTGATGAGATGAGATGCCATGCGTCGTAATTGTGATGTGCGTTAAGCTTCACAACAAAAAGGAAACCCACTTTATTTGCACTTCATCTGTTAGCTCCTCGCCATGATCAATGCTACGTACATGAACTCCCATCCGTGATCAATACTACGTGCTGTATAAGTTTCACTACGCACGCACGTCAGAAGCTGCGCACACACAAGCCCCCGGGTTCTTCTCCGTTCTCACAGCTCCACCACGGCAATGGCGACGACACTGAGCATTGCACCAGAAGCAAACCACAAAGCTCTCCTCGCCGCCCTGCtctgcgccgccgtcgccgcctccttcctccccggatcatccgccgccgccgcgccgtcgtccCAGCTGGTTTCCCAGACCTGCCGCAGGACGTCCAACCATCGCCTCTGCGCCGACCTGCTCCGGTCCAGCAACCGGAGCAGCGCCGCCACGAGCGTCCGTGAGCTCGCCGTCGTGGCGGTGACGGCCGCCAGGAGGTCGGCGCTGCGCGCCAGGATGCGCGCGCTGGACCTGGCCCACGAGGGGGGAGGGACGGTGTCGTGCCGGCTGGCGGCGCGGTGCGCGGCGCTGTACGCGGTCTgcctccgcgccggcgcgcAGGCGGTGGGCAGGGTGTCCACCATGCCGGCGTACGAGCACGACGGCCGCGCGGCCGACGCCGTGAGCGCCCTGCGCAGGTTCCCGGAGAAGTGCGTGGGGCTCTTCAGAGAGAGGGGGATCGCGTCGCCGCTGGAGCGGGTGAgcagggaggtggaggagaagctGGGCGTCGCGTCGGAGATTGTTCGCTTGTCGCGCTAGGATTGCGTCGATCTGTGGTGACGGATTTGGATTTTGGAGCTGATAATAAGTGCGTGGGTGGTATGCTACAGTAAAGCGCAGAGAAGGTACAATGAAATGTTCGCGCCAATCTAGCTTTTTTCCGTGGGCTCTCCACTCAATTCTTGTGATGGTTGAGACAGGGGAAACGAAGACAATGAACTCTCGCGTTAAA encodes the following:
- the LOC117856155 gene encoding uncharacterized protein; this translates as MATTLSIAPEANHKALLAALLCAAVAASFLPGSSAAAAPSSQLVSQTCRRTSNHRLCADLLRSSNRSSAATSVRELAVVAVTAARRSALRARMRALDLAHEGGGTVSCRLAARCAALYAVCLRAGAQAVGRVSTMPAYEHDGRAADAVSALRRFPEKCVGLFRERGIASPLERVSREVEEKLGVASEIVRLSR